The DNA segment TGCCGGTGCCCTGGCCCGCGTGGCGGGGGCGTCCGCGGCTACCCATGGGGGCCTGCCACGGCGGGTATCCGGCCGAAGGACCGTGGGCGCTCGACGGTGCGCCACCGGCTCGCGGGCCAGGTGATCAGGTCGGCGCGGCCGATGACCTTGTCCAGCGGGACCGTGCCGCCTCCGGGGTCGCCGAGGTGGTCGCGGGAGTCGCTGGATCTGGCGCGGTGGTCCCCCATGACCCACAGCCGGCCCTCGGGCACCACGATGTCGAAATCCACCGAGGACGGCGCGTCCCCGGGGTGGAGATACGCCTCACTCACGGGCTCACCGTTCACTTCGATCCGCCCCCGTTCGTCGCAGCAGGTCACATGGTCACCACCGGTGCCGATCACGCGCTTGACGTAGTCGGTCTCGGCGGGCCGGGCCAGGCCCAGCGCCGCACCGGCGCCGCGCAGCAGCCCGGTGACGGGATTCTCCCCCTGCTCCCTGTGAACGAAGGACCCCGTGCCGTCGAACACCACCACATCGCCCCGCTCGGGCGCGCTGCCGAAACGGTACGCCAGCTTGTTGACCAGCACCCGGTCCCCGGCCTGCAGGGTGTTCTCCATGGAGGTGCTGGGAATCAGGAACGGCTGCGCGACGAAGGCGCTGAGCAGCAGGACGAAGGCCAGGCAGAGTGCGAGGAGGGTGGCCGGCCGGTGACGCAGCCCGGCCGCGCGGGCGAGCAAACGCGCGGAGCGCGACCCCTGCTCCGGCCCCTGGTCGGGGGTGGGAGAGGGGTCGCGCTCCGTGAGTTGTGCGTCGGTGTCCATCGGGCCATGAGCCTATCCGGCCGGGTCCGGACCCCGTACGCGAGAGTCGGTTTGCGTTGCCCCGGCGCAAAAAATCGTGCTCCGGGACGGCCCGGCTCAGTTGTCGCGCTTCTCCTTGATCTTCGCGGCCTTGCCGCGGAGCTCGCGCAGGAAGTACAGCTTGGCGCGACGGACGTCACCGCGGGTCACGACCTCGATCTTCTCCACGATCGGGGTGTGCACGGGGAAGGTGCGCTCGACGCCGACGGAGAAGCTGACCTTGCGGACCGTGAAGGTCTCACGGACACCGGCGCCCTGACGGCGGATGACGACGCCCTTGAACTGCTGCAC comes from the Streptomyces angustmyceticus genome and includes:
- the rplS gene encoding 50S ribosomal protein L19, which codes for MHLLDSVDASSLRSDIPAFRPGDTVNVHVRVIEGNRSRVQQFKGVVIRRQGAGVRETFTVRKVSFSVGVERTFPVHTPIVEKIEVVTRGDVRRAKLYFLRELRGKAAKIKEKRDN
- the lepB gene encoding signal peptidase I yields the protein MDTDAQLTERDPSPTPDQGPEQGSRSARLLARAAGLRHRPATLLALCLAFVLLLSAFVAQPFLIPSTSMENTLQAGDRVLVNKLAYRFGSAPERGDVVVFDGTGSFVHREQGENPVTGLLRGAGAALGLARPAETDYVKRVIGTGGDHVTCCDERGRIEVNGEPVSEAYLHPGDAPSSVDFDIVVPEGRLWVMGDHRARSSDSRDHLGDPGGGTVPLDKVIGRADLITWPASRWRTVERPRSFGRIPAVAGPHG